gaAAAACATTATTTCATAGATTATAAattatacgttttttttttttttcattttattgtaaaaaataatcaaaattctctattatgagtaataaaaattcagaaaaataaattttattccaTCGACatttttggtgaataagattTTGTTATCATAactataggtgatagaaaataatttttttcttcaaaaaataactcatttaactattaatttaaaattttggtgtatcaatacactcaaatttttggaTGTACCATTTAATTTGTCCTCTCTCAATGGCACCACCACTCTCCATTTCTCCAGAAATTTCAATAGtttcattccttaaaaaatcTACATCTTCCATTCTACCATTTCTCATATAGTGAACAAATCAATACTTTGCTTCCTAGTGAAGACAAGCTTTCCTAAGCTAAGCCTATAAAAAAGCCAAcatccaaaaccaaaatgaaaaccaaaacGATATTTTACTTAACTTGTGTTGTGGCCATCCTTTTGGACTAATACTTGAgctttattatgttgtttacaTTATGTGTTACTTGTTCTGGTCTTTGCTTTTCTTGCTGCGGAAGTTATGGTTCAATGTACATATTTGCTGTGGTTTGAGTCCATTATCCATTGAAAAAATGAtatgtcataaaaatatatttgaaaaatataaataatcttTGATGTTTAATTGACAGAATTGCACGCAACTATAATATACCAGAAATCTAAAATTTACGTGAAGTTATTATCTTATTGCATGGAAGGTTCTATAATCTATTGGTTTTGATATTCCTAATTAAGAATGGCATAAGAGCTCTGACAATCCGAATTGTTTACATGGTCATTGCgacaaacatatttaacaaattGTAGGTTATGAccccctaaataatacacgtggcaTCTCACTAATGGACCGGGGGTCtaaaactgtcaaagaatcaaaacataggggctgttttgtatttaaattagataggggtccaaaagtgcaattaagcccgGTTAATATTATGGTATTATGCTTAATAAagccagtttttttttttttttaattaatttaactgTATATGATAGTTTGACTATTATTATATGGTTGTTGGACTTGGTTGTTACTAGCTTTACTCCAAAAAAATCTACAGTTCATAGGACTTCTAATTTGTTCTCTATCCCAAACTAAAATTATTAATCAACATTTCGTGGCTTTTGGAATCTATTATGgtgcaaaaatataaatgagagGAAGTCTTAGTTAGTTAGTAGGAGTATGAAAGTTGAAACATTCTATTCTAGCTACTACAATTAGCCGTTTAAGGCTTCAAGGAGTCATAAATGTAGTGCTCAATTTTCTTGAAACGacaaatcaataaaatgaaATCTAGTTGCTGGACTATACACACATATATCATCAAAAGCCAAGttgcttttaaaataaaattaaataaaaaagcatTGGGGATCTCATCAACGATTCTCATGAGGTATCGACATGACACTAATACATAGACACttgtaataatttaaaaaaataaaaatgattgaatataACCTCTTATGTCTGTATTTGTGTCAATGACTAGCACCCAACACATGTCTCATACCATACATGTCCTAGATATGAAAGTCTTAGAAACaactttgaattttatttttgtcagaAATTAAATTGGATCGCGAAAAAATTGGGAAGAACCAAAATGAATCTTCACTCTTAGCTTAAAATGATCtcaactattaatttaaaaaacggCCTGACATTGTTAATGTACCAAATCCAAATCACAAATGAGGACACATTAGTGATCGAAAActgttaataattttataatgtgGAATGCTTAAAAAGTGCTCTGAAGACACTCATTAACAAGACCCTTAGTTTAAAATTGTATAGTTGAGATCGAAAACTGCCTGACATAGTTAATGCACCAAATCCAAATCAACAAATGAGGACATTCACATTACTATCAACAACTAAAAAGAAGCTGCTGAAAATTTTGTTTGACAAGGCTcatataaaatatgaataaaaaatggCTAATTAGGAATATTATAAACTAATCTTACAAGCCAGGAAAACCCTCCAAATGGCAGCACACCAGAAATCCCCAACTTTCctacaatatttttcttcttgtctTCATCACTAACTATACAAATAGAAAGAATCAAACTACCATACATTAAATTATACACCATGCCTCTCTCACAATTAgtttatgctattttaatattaaaaaaaattgcattataGAAGCTCTTAGAGTAATCTAATTTCTGACACTAATCACAAAATGAATGATCCTAGATCAAAGATGATGATATCTCCAGGTTTATTACCAACAGAATCATTACTAGATTCATTGATTCTAATATCCAATGAAGTTAGTTCAATGCAGAAATTTCCATtagtacaaataaaaaatgtatcatCCATGATAAGAAGGATCAAGCTTCTTTCATCTTTGTTTGAAGAGATTCAAGAATCAGATTCACCACTTCCACCTTCTTCAATCCTTTGTTTCATAGAAATCTTTTCTGTGATCACAAGAGTGAAGGTCTTGATCCAAGAATGCACAGATGGAAGCTCTCTTTGGAGTCTCATACAATTGGATTtcatttcaaatcaattttttgtgcTTGTAAAAGAAATGGGAAGAGCACTTGATATTCTACCTCTAAATTTGCTTAATGTAGCACAAGATATAAAGGAGCAAGTTGATCTTTTGCATAAACAATCCAAGAGAGTTGAACTTGAATTATTCATTGATCCTAGAGAAGTTCAAAGAAGGGAAAATCTTTTCGAAGTAATGTCGAAAAATTGTTTACAAAACAAGAAGACCAACAACAATAAAGGGTTTATTGATTTTGTGAAAGTGGAAGAAATAATGTGTAGCATTGGTTTGAGAACTTTATCAGATTATGTTGAAGAAATATCAAAGTTAGAAGTTGAAGCTCAGAATCAAGCAGGAACAGGTGGACTAATTGTTGTCTCAAACATAAACAATCTCATGTCACTTGTTTCATATACCAAATCAATGGTATTTAGAAATGATGGAGAATCAGAAGAGTGTAAGCCAATATCTATGTTTTTATACAACAAAAGTAAAATACATGATAATGATagttcttcttcatcttctttttctcaATCCATGATGACAGTTAATATTCCTGACGAATTTCGTTGTCCGATTTCGCTAGACCTAATGAGAGATCCTGTGATTGTTTCATCAGGACACACTTATGATAGAATTTCAATTGCAGAATGGATTAACTCTGGTCACCACACTTGTCCTAAAAGTGGACAAAGACTAATTCACACTGCTCTAATACCAAACTATGCGTTGAAGAGCCTTGTTCATCAATGGTGCTATGAAAACAATGTCAAAATGAATGAGGCaatcacaaaaaacaacaatagTAGCAGCAAAAGGCACAAGAATGAGAATGCTATTGATCACATTTCAGAAAACAAAGCATCAAAAGATGCTGTCAAAATGACAGCAGAATTTCTTGTTGGAAAATTAGCAACTGGTTCGACCGATATCCAAAGACAATCCGCGTACGAGATACGTCTGCTCGCAAAAACCGGTATGGATAACCGAAGAATCATAGCCGAGGTAGGTGCTATTCCGTTTCTAGTAACACTTTTAGTATCTAAAGATTCAAGAATTCAAGAGCATGTTGTGACTGCATTGTTCAACCTATCGATCTACGACAATAACAAGATTTTAATCATGGCGGCTGGAGCGATTGACAACATAGTCGAAGTACTCGAATTCGGAAAAACAATGGAAGCAAGAGAAAATGCAGCAGCAGCAATATATAGTTTAtctatgattgatgattgtaAAGTGCAAATTGGAGCAAGTTCTAGGGCAATACCTGCATTAGTAGGACTATTAAAAGAAGGTACAATTATAGGTAAAAGAGATGCTGCAACTGCATTGTTTAATCTTGCAGTTTATAATCCTAATAAATTGAGTATTGTTAAAAGTGGAGCAGTTACTTTGCTTGTTGAGTTGTTGATGGATGATAAAGCCGGTATAACCGACGATTCATTGGCGGTTCTTGCCGTTCTTTTAGGTTGTTCTGAGGGGTTGGAAGAGATAAAGAATAGTAAAAGTTTGGTGCCTCTTCTTATTGATCTTTTGAGATTTGGTTCTGTTAAAGGGaaggaaaattcaataacaCTTTTACTTGGATTGTGTAAAGAAGAAGGGGAATTGGTTGCAATGAGACTTTTGGCAAATCCAAGGAGTATTCCTTCTCTTCAAAGTTTGGCTGCTGATGGTTCTTTGAGAGCTAGGAGAAAAGCTGATGCATTGCTTAGGTTGCTTAATAGGTGTTGTTCTCAACCTCATCATTCTTTGTGAGGGGATTATGGTAGGATGTGTGTGTAATGAGTAATGAGATGACATGGTGGATACAAAGGTGTATATTTTTGTGAATGTTATACATGAAAAATTGTGTTCATTTGTTGTTGTAGATTCTTTTTTAGGTTCAAAAGCATTTGAAGTTAAATTTTTTTGCTATATCTATTTTGTTTAAGAATCCTAGTGCTATAGCTATGAAGGAAGAAACTCTACCCACTCTTTACATTTCTAAGTATAAAACACGTTTTTACAAGTATATACTACCGAAGGGAAAATAACTGTATATGTTCGAATATGTACTTCCAGAGTGATTTTAGGGCGTGCAAAAAGTTCCTTCCATGAAGGAACGATCCACACTCAACCCTAAAACAATTTTTCGCAAAATTAACCTTCACCTGATAGACGACTTCAATTTTGAGCAGAAACCGTTATCTCCTTATAGCCCCCTTGATAGAATCGGTGAGTTGTTTGAGACGAGATTTGCAAGAGCTGAAATTTCCTCAATTACACTCTAAGGTATTGTTTTCTATGCAGCTTGATATTCCTAGTGATATTAGATGCCCCCTACTACAATGTGGATCAGAGTTAATACGGGTGGCTCCGATTGGGCATGTTCCGTGTGCATCTGGGGGTGTTCTTGGAGATCGTTTGGGAGCTTTTATCTCCTTGTTTAGTGTCTTC
Above is a genomic segment from Medicago truncatula cultivar Jemalong A17 chromosome 5, MtrunA17r5.0-ANR, whole genome shotgun sequence containing:
- the LOC11430446 gene encoding U-box domain-containing protein 1, with translation MNDPRSKMMISPGLLPTESLLDSLILISNEVSSMQKFPLVQIKNVSSMIRRIKLLSSLFEEIQESDSPLPPSSILCFIEIFSVITRVKVLIQECTDGSSLWSLIQLDFISNQFFVLVKEMGRALDILPLNLLNVAQDIKEQVDLLHKQSKRVELELFIDPREVQRRENLFEVMSKNCLQNKKTNNNKGFIDFVKVEEIMCSIGLRTLSDYVEEISKLEVEAQNQAGTGGLIVVSNINNLMSLVSYTKSMVFRNDGESEECKPISMFLYNKSKIHDNDSSSSSSFSQSMMTVNIPDEFRCPISLDLMRDPVIVSSGHTYDRISIAEWINSGHHTCPKSGQRLIHTALIPNYALKSLVHQWCYENNVKMNEAITKNNNSSSKRHKNENAIDHISENKASKDAVKMTAEFLVGKLATGSTDIQRQSAYEIRLLAKTGMDNRRIIAEVGAIPFLVTLLVSKDSRIQEHVVTALFNLSIYDNNKILIMAAGAIDNIVEVLEFGKTMEARENAAAAIYSLSMIDDCKVQIGASSRAIPALVGLLKEGTIIGKRDAATALFNLAVYNPNKLSIVKSGAVTLLVELLMDDKAGITDDSLAVLAVLLGCSEGLEEIKNSKSLVPLLIDLLRFGSVKGKENSITLLLGLCKEEGELVAMRLLANPRSIPSLQSLAADGSLRARRKADALLRLLNRCCSQPHHSL